A single Lactuca sativa cultivar Salinas chromosome 8, Lsat_Salinas_v11, whole genome shotgun sequence DNA region contains:
- the LOC111906646 gene encoding uncharacterized protein LOC111906646 → MYNRGGNRWQKRLTKFRSIQLPLLITVMALMFVIAILGIDKKKPTSQSAVTNQKRSNLDGSRVQFDPTVEFLNNTEVIWKIPNSPKSVLFLAHGCNGRASNFWDKSPNCNHCVGLPEERLIVLEALARKFAVLTVSSKGKCWSLMKEPLVVKRIIKWWVEKQNLENLPLVALGASSGGYFVSMLATKMKFSSIALMIAEGVYDRIDITNHYPPTIFVHMPKDNARKKMIEVNLEVLRREGVDVAEIECMELPLTSSFLADRVPGLDLKISVELFDLFKEKGFVNKDGYLINDGRVIPWKEAMSKSKIRLPNEPLVNYIQEELNLAFAYHEMTSLKSEQIFDWFEAHLR, encoded by the coding sequence ATGTATAATAGGGGTGGAAACAGATGGCAAAAGCGATTGACTAAATTCCGGAGCATTCAGTTGCCCTTATTGATTACTGTTATGGCTCTAATGTTCGTAATAGCTATTCTCGGAATCGATAAAAAGAAACCCACTTCTCAATCGGCCGTAACAAATCAAAAAAGGAGTAATTTAGATGGATCCAGGGTTCAATTTGATCCAACTGTAGAATTCTTGAATAATACCGAAGTGATTTGGAAAATACCCAATTCCCCAAAATCGGTTCTGTTTTTGGCTCATGGGTGTAACGGTAGGGCTTCTAATTTTTGGGATAAATCTCCAAACTGTAATCATTGTGTTGGTTTGCCAGAGGAAAGGCTTATTGTTCTTGAAGCTCTTGCTCGAAAGTTTGCTGTTCTTACAGTTTCAAGTAAAGGCAAATGCTGGTCATTAATGAAGGAACCATTAGTTGTTAAAAGAATCATCAAATGGTGGGTTGAAAAACAAAATCTTGAAAACTTGCCTCTTGTAGCTTTAGGGGCATCATCAGGTGGCTATTTTGTTTCAATGCTAGCAACCAAGATGAAGTTTAGTAGTATTGCACTTATGATTGCAGAAGGGGTATATGATCGAATTGATATTACAAACCACTACCCACCTACCATTTTTGTCCACATGCCTAAAGATAATGCTaggaagaagatgattgaagttaATCTTGAAGTTTTAAGGAGGGAAGGGGTAGATGTTGCTGAAATTGAGTGTATGGAGTTGCCATTAACATCATCTTTTCTTGCTGATAGAGTCCCTGGGCTAGACTTAAAGATTTCTGTAGAGCTGTTTGATCTGTTTAAGGAGAAGGGATTTGTTAATAAAGATGGTTACTTGATAAATGATGGCCgagtaataccttggaaagaaGCCATGAGTAAGAGCAAGATCCGTTTGCCTAATGAGCCTTTGGTGAATTACATTCAGGAAGAATTGAATCTTGCATTTGCATATCATGAAATGACTAGCTTGAAGTCTGAGCAAATCTTTGATTGGTTTGAAGCTCATTTGAGATGA
- the LOC111906644 gene encoding cytochrome P450 CYP72A219: MELSAASYTNIVSVLMTVIVILLTWRILDSLWFKPKKIEKFLRAQGLKGNSYRFMFGDSKEIAQMTREAKSKPIHLKDDIAPRVLPFVHKSVADYGKICFTWMGPRPTVQVTEPAMIKEILADYYKFQKSRGNPLFRKLMKGLVDVEGDQWVKHRKIINPAFNIEKLKQMIPAFYTSCDEMINKWKDLLIKESSCEVDVCPYIETMSNDVISRTAFGSSFEEGRKIFELLHEMLVLIVKSIQSDIFPGSRFLPTKRNKRIKEIDQKVKDSIKGIVNKRLVAMKAGENSNDDLLGILLRSNYEEIKQDGNKNSRLSIEEIIEECKLFYVAGQETTRNLLIWTMVLLGQHTNWQTRARDEVLHLFRDKKPDFEGLSHLKVVNMIFNEVLRLYPSVSFLGRIIHKETKLGDIMLPAGTLLHINVLLLHYDHEIWGDDVKEFNPERFSEGVSKVTKGQTCYLPFGGGPRICIGQNFAILEAKMALAMILQHFCFEISPSYSHAPHLLGTLQPQFGVHLILNKL; this comes from the exons ATGGAGTTAAGTGCAGCGTCTTATACTAATATTGTCAGCGTGCTAATGACAGTGATAGTGATCTTACTCACATGGAGAATTTTGGATTCGTTGTGGTTCAAACCAAAGAAGATCGAGAAATTTCTAAGAGCTCAAGGCCTGAAAGGCAACTCCTACAGATTTATGTTCGGAGACTCGAAAGAGATAGCACAAATGACACGCGAAGCCAAATCTAAACCCATCCATCTCAAAGATGATATCGCGCCTCGGGTTTTGCCCTTTGTTCATAAATCAGTTGCTGATTATG GTAAGATTTGTTTTACATGGATGGGACCCAGACCTACGGTGCAAGTGACAGAACCCGCCATGATAAAAGAGATATTAGCTGATTATTATAAATTTCAGAAGTCGAGAGGAAATCCATTATTTAGGAAGCTAATGAAAGGGCTAGTAGATGTTGAAGGTGATCAATGGGTCAAACACAGAAAAATTATCAATCCTGCATTCAACATCGAGAAGCTCAAG CAAATGATACCTGCCTTCTATACGAGTTGCGATGAAATGATAAACAAATGGAAAGACTTGCTTATAAAAGAAAGCTCATGCGAAGTTGATGTCTGCCCTTATATCGAAACAATGTCCAATGATGTAATTTCACGTACAGCTTTTGGTAGTAGTTTTGAAGAAGGAAGAAAAATATTTGAACTTCTACACGAAATGCTAGTGTTGATTGTAAAGTCTATACAGTCTGATATCTTTCCAGGATCAAG GTTTTTGCCAACAAAACGCAACAAAAGGATAAAAGAGATTGACCAAAAAGTCAAAGATTCGATAAAGGGTATTGTTAATAAACGACTTGTTGCAATGAAAGCAGGAGAAAATAGTAACGATGACCTTTTGGGAATTCTTTTGAGATCCAATTATGAAGAAATTAAACAAGATGGAAATAAAAACTCCAGGCTAAGTATCGAAGAAATTATCGAGGAATGCAAGCTCTTTTATGTTGCTGGACAAGAAACCACAAGAAATTTACTGATTTGGACTATGGTTTTATTGGGTCAACACACGAATTGGCAAACTCGTGCTAGAGATGAAGTTTTACatctttttagggacaaaaaACCGGATTTTGAGGGGTTAAGTCATCTAAAAGTG GTTAACATGATTTTCAATGAAGTTTTAAGGCTATATCCATCCGTGTCCTTCTTAGGACGTATAATACATAAAGAAACCAAATTAGGAGACATAATGTTGCCAGCTGGAACTCTTCTTCATATAAATGTATTGCTTTTACACTATGATCATGAAATATGGGGTGATGATGTGAAGGAATTCAATCCTGAGAGATTTTCTGAAGGGGTATCAAAGGTGACAAAGGGACAAACATGTTATCTCCCATTTGGAGGAGGTCCACGTATATGTATTGGACAAAATTTTGCTATTTTGGAAGCAAAAATGGCGCTTGCTATGATTCTACAACACTTCTGTTTTGAGATCTCTCCATCATACTCACACGCCCCACATCTTTTGGGCACTCTTCAACCGCAATTTGGTGTTCATTTGATTTTGAACAAACTTTAG